From Trueperella pecoris, a single genomic window includes:
- a CDS encoding LPXTG cell wall anchor domain-containing protein, with product MTIGVVGLVLVIGGAGVLALRRRNS from the coding sequence ATGACGATCGGCGTCGTTGGCCTGGTTCTCGTCATCGGCGGCGCTGGGGTGTTGGCGCTTCGCCGACGCAATTCCTGA
- the nadE gene encoding ammonia-dependent NAD(+) synthetase, giving the protein MFHPLQQQIIEATGVKPVIDPALEVERRVQFLCDYMLATSTRGFVLGISGGVDSTLAGRLAQMAVDKLTSEGHAAMFYAVRLPYGVQADETDAAAAMDWVAGDHVVTINIKDATDGMERAYESGMGVDISDFNKGNVKARQRMIAQYAIAGDLGLLVIGTDHAAENVTGFFTKFGDGGSDILPLAGLNKRQIRQILQFLGSPEQLWAKVPTADLLDGRPLRADEDELGISYDEIDDYLEGKEISPEAAVNLEGKWMRARHKRTTPVEPTHTWWH; this is encoded by the coding sequence ATGTTCCATCCTTTGCAGCAACAGATCATCGAAGCGACCGGCGTGAAGCCGGTCATTGACCCGGCGCTGGAAGTCGAGCGGCGCGTTCAATTCCTGTGTGACTACATGCTCGCCACCTCCACGCGTGGGTTTGTGCTCGGTATTTCAGGCGGAGTTGACTCGACCCTGGCCGGCAGGCTGGCGCAGATGGCGGTTGATAAGCTCACCTCCGAAGGGCATGCTGCCATGTTCTACGCGGTGCGCTTGCCATACGGCGTGCAGGCCGATGAGACCGATGCGGCCGCGGCCATGGACTGGGTAGCGGGCGACCACGTTGTGACCATCAATATCAAAGACGCGACCGATGGCATGGAGCGGGCCTACGAATCGGGGATGGGTGTCGATATCTCCGACTTCAACAAGGGCAACGTCAAGGCCCGCCAGCGCATGATCGCCCAATATGCGATAGCTGGAGATCTTGGTTTGCTGGTGATCGGGACCGATCACGCGGCCGAAAACGTCACCGGATTCTTCACCAAGTTCGGCGACGGTGGCAGCGACATCCTGCCGCTCGCGGGACTGAACAAGCGCCAAATTCGCCAGATCCTGCAGTTCTTGGGATCGCCCGAGCAGCTGTGGGCGAAGGTGCCCACAGCCGACCTGCTCGACGGGCGGCCGCTACGCGCGGACGAAGACGAACTTGGCATTTCCTATGACGAGATTGACGACTATCTCGAAGGCAAAGAGATTTCGCCGGAAGCCGCCGTGAACCTCGAGGGTAAGTGGATGCGGGCGCGCCACAAGCGGACCACGCCCGTTGAACCGACTCACACGTGGTGGCACTGA
- a CDS encoding SatD family protein, which translates to MSKMKKKPEQVAIIGDLVHSRGSSRIDLHEKLKAALAELPADAIEAFAPTVGDEIQGVFADLPSAIRSMHLLRLTMLAHGSDIRFGIGTGEITHVGDGIQDGSAWWHAREAIETVDELASKPGWAGVRTGLVDDDEARATLPTIHLIDAALTKLKPGACATLLGILRGETNCETAKRLGISDSANSQRTKSNDLRPLAAAMLALWPSGHDDGE; encoded by the coding sequence ATGTCAAAAATGAAGAAAAAGCCTGAACAAGTCGCGATCATCGGTGATCTGGTTCACTCGCGAGGTTCATCGCGCATCGACCTCCATGAGAAGCTGAAGGCTGCGCTGGCCGAGTTACCAGCCGACGCGATCGAGGCCTTCGCCCCCACCGTCGGCGATGAAATCCAAGGCGTTTTTGCCGACCTCCCGTCCGCGATCCGTTCCATGCATCTTCTTCGTTTGACTATGCTCGCACACGGCTCCGACATTCGCTTCGGCATCGGCACGGGCGAGATCACGCATGTAGGCGACGGCATCCAGGACGGATCGGCGTGGTGGCACGCGCGCGAGGCTATCGAAACGGTTGACGAGCTTGCTAGTAAGCCCGGTTGGGCGGGAGTACGCACGGGTTTGGTTGACGACGACGAAGCGCGCGCCACGCTCCCCACGATCCACCTTATCGACGCCGCCCTGACGAAGCTCAAGCCCGGCGCATGCGCCACGCTCCTGGGAATCTTACGCGGGGAGACAAATTGCGAGACCGCCAAGCGGCTGGGCATCAGCGACTCCGCAAACAGCCAACGCACCAAGAGCAACGACCTGCGCCCGCTCGCCGCTGCCATGCTGGCGCTATGGCCGAGCGGGCATGACGACGGCGAGTAG